The following are from one region of the Sorghum bicolor cultivar BTx623 chromosome 2, Sorghum_bicolor_NCBIv3, whole genome shotgun sequence genome:
- the LOC8077479 gene encoding anthocyanidin 5,3-O-glucosyltransferase translates to MATPTVVLVPVWGIGHFVPMLEVGKRLLARSARALTITVLVMPEPDATRASEITEHIRQEQATGLAIRFHHLPLVAPPTDTSGIEEYVSRYVQLYSPHVKAAVAGLTCPVAGVVVDIFCTTLFDAAHELGVPAYVYLIASAAMCALLLRSPALHEEVAGDVEFEDVEGGGVDVPGLPPVPASCLPTGLENRKITTYRWFLYNGRRYMEAGGIVLNTVAEAEPRVLAAIADGRCTRGVPAPPVYSIGPVIPFTPPAAAGEQARHECVRWLDSQPPGSVVFLCFGGKGCFTAPQAHEIAHGLDRSGRRFLWVLRGLPEPGTKMPADGNLAELLPAGFLERTKDRGLVWPTKAPQKEILAHAAVGGFVTHGGWNSILESLWHGVPMVPWPLGAEQHYNAFTLVADMGVAVAMGVERKRSNFVAAAELERAVKALMGDGETVRKVRDKVTEMKAACRKAVEEGGSSNVSLQRLCDALVKGAVHPRK, encoded by the coding sequence ATGGCTACTCCGACCGTCGTCCTGGTGCCCGTCTGGGGCATTGGCCACTTCGTGCCAATGCTCGAGGTCGGCAAGCGGCTGCTCGCACGCAGCGCACGGGCCCTCACGATCACCGTGCTCGTTATGCCGGAGCCCGATGCGACGCGGGCGTCCGAGATCACCGAGCACATACGCCAGGAGCAAGCCACTGGCCTCGCCATCCGCTTCCACCATCTGCCATTAGTGGCACCCCCAACCGACACCTCGGGCATCGAGGAGTACGTCTCCCGCTACGTGCAGCTGTACTCGCCCCACGTCAAGGCGGCCGTCGCCGGCCTGACGTGCCCGGTGGCCGGCGTCGTCGTCGACATCTTCTGCACGACGCTGTTCGACGCGGCGCACGAGCTGGGCGTGCCGGCCTACGTGTACCTCATCGCCAGCGCCGCGATGTGCGCGCTCCTGCTGCGCTCCCCGGCGCTCCACGAGGAGGTCGCCGGCGACGTCGAGTTCGAAGACGTGGAAGGCGGCGGCGTCGACGTGCCCGGGCTGCCGCCGGTGCCGGCGTCCTGCCTGCCGACGGGGCTGGAGAACAGGAAGATCACGACCTACAGATGGTTCCTGTACAACGGCAGGCGCTACATGGAAGCCGGAGGTATCGTCCTCAACACCGTTGCCGAGGCGGAGCCGCGCGTCCTCGCGGCCATCGCCGACGGGCGGTGCACGCGCGGTGTCCCGGCACCTCCGGTGTACTCCATCGGGCCGGTGATCCCCTTCaccccgcccgccgccgccggcgagcagGCGCGCCACGAGTGCGTGCGTTGGCTCGACTCGCAGCCGCCGGGCAGTGTGGTGTTCCTCTGCTTCGGAGGCAAAGGCTGCTTCACGGCGCCGCAAGCGCACGAGATAGCGCACGGCCTGGACCGCAGCGGGCGTCGATTCCTGTGGGTGCTGCGCGGGCTGCCGGAGCCCGGCACGAAGATGCCCGCGGACGGGAACCTCGCGGAGCTGCTTCCGGCGGGGTTCTTGGAGAGGACAAAGGACAGAGGGCTCGTGTGGCCCACCAAGGCGCCGCAGAAGGAGATACTCGCCCACGCCGCCGTGGGAGGTTTCGTCACGCACGGTGGCTGGAACTCAATCCTCGAGAGCCTCTGGCATGGCGTGCCGATGGTTCCGTGGCCGCTCGGCGCCGAGCAGCACTACAACGCGTTCACGCTGGTGGCCGACATGGGCGTCGCCGTGGCGATGGGCGTGGAAAGGAAGAGGAGCAACTTCGTGGCGGCGGCCGAGCTGGAGCGAGCGGTCAAAGCTCTCATGGGCGACGGCGAGACGGTGAGGAAGGTTAGGGACAAGGTCACGGAGATGAAAGCCGCGTGCCGGAAGGCAGTGGAGGAGGGAGGATCATCCAACGTGTCGCTGCAGAGGCT